One region of Bacteroidota bacterium genomic DNA includes:
- a CDS encoding T9SS type A sorting domain-containing protein, protein MPNPSFEQFDTCPYDQNQIHFATGWSNYNYIGSPDYFNSCSTQPWFSVPYNWGGYQQAASGNAYAGIYTYESPAQNFGEYIGAQLLSPLAIGTKYYFSFKTNLALDTNHTFNQATNNIGMLFSTIQYGPSNPVTINNFAHLNSTDVITDTMNWTTISGSFIADSVYKYVIIGRFFDDVQTTIIQMQDTISDRSAYYYIDDIYLSTDSITGGIAEQDIQGSILTYPNPFYESSNIEINCDCGLNNSFVSIINMWGHEEKKYLFVSRKIIINREDLLAGVYFLKIEIDDKVFTQKIIIIN, encoded by the coding sequence GTGCCTAATCCCTCCTTTGAGCAGTTTGATACTTGCCCTTATGACCAAAATCAAATACACTTTGCAACAGGATGGAGTAATTACAATTATATTGGTTCTCCAGATTATTTTAATTCTTGCTCTACTCAACCTTGGTTTTCTGTACCATATAATTGGGGAGGGTATCAGCAAGCAGCATCAGGTAATGCTTATGCGGGTATTTATACTTATGAAAGTCCTGCTCAAAATTTCGGAGAGTATATTGGTGCGCAATTACTTTCTCCTCTTGCTATCGGCACTAAATATTATTTTTCCTTTAAGACAAATTTAGCACTTGATACAAATCATACTTTCAATCAAGCCACTAATAATATTGGGATGTTATTTTCAACCATTCAATACGGTCCTTCCAATCCGGTTACTATAAATAATTTTGCTCATCTTAATTCTACTGATGTGATTACCGATACAATGAATTGGACAACTATTTCGGGTTCTTTTATTGCTGATTCTGTTTATAAATATGTCATCATTGGCAGATTTTTTGACGATGTTCAAACCACTATTATTCAAATGCAAGATACTATTTCTGACAGATCTGCTTATTATTACATAGACGATATATATTTATCCACTGATTCTATTACAGGCGGAATTGCAGAGCAAGATATACAAGGCAGTATTCTTACTTATCCTAATCCATTTTATGAGTCCTCAAACATTGAAATTAACTGCGATTGCGGGTTGAATAATTCTTTTGTAAGTATTATTAACATGTGGGGGCATGAAGAAAAAAAATATTTATTCGTAAGTCGCAAAATAATAATAAATAGAGAAGATTTATTGGCAGGAGTTTATTTTTTGAAGATTGAAATCGATGATAAAGTTTTTACTCAAAAGATAATCATTATAAATTAA